In Archangium violaceum, the following are encoded in one genomic region:
- a CDS encoding PspA/IM30 family protein, which yields MWHRFRRAMRSFFGFFVSSIEDPELILEQNVRDLNDQVPKMNESIAMVRANVTLLEKENAKYNQDIRELTAKVKAAIQAGRDDLAAQYATKLQTEKGALERNELQLATAKQAYEKALNLKKVFMREKEKKTQEAMNAIRDARRAQWQSKVADAMESFTVAGIDQTHDEMLRKVQEKAAVNEARMQMALESVDHQAVQIEEDAERLQAMDLVKQMKMEMGLDSPAPVSEVGGGTEKTIGKKVEIK from the coding sequence ATGTGGCATCGATTCAGAAGGGCAATGCGGAGCTTCTTCGGTTTCTTCGTCTCCTCCATCGAGGATCCTGAGCTCATCCTCGAGCAGAACGTGCGTGACCTGAACGATCAGGTCCCGAAGATGAACGAGTCCATCGCCATGGTGCGGGCGAACGTGACGCTGCTGGAGAAGGAGAACGCGAAGTACAACCAGGACATCCGGGAGCTGACGGCCAAGGTGAAGGCGGCCATCCAGGCGGGCCGGGATGACCTGGCGGCGCAGTACGCCACCAAGCTGCAGACGGAGAAGGGGGCGCTGGAGCGCAACGAGCTGCAGCTGGCCACGGCGAAGCAGGCGTACGAGAAGGCGCTGAACCTGAAGAAGGTCTTCATGCGCGAGAAGGAGAAGAAGACGCAGGAGGCGATGAACGCCATCCGCGACGCGCGCCGCGCCCAGTGGCAGTCCAAGGTGGCCGACGCGATGGAGTCCTTCACCGTCGCCGGCATCGACCAGACGCACGACGAGATGCTGCGCAAGGTCCAGGAGAAGGCCGCCGTCAACGAGGCGCGCATGCAGATGGCGCTCGAGTCGGTGGACCACCAGGCCGTGCAGATCGAGGAGGACGCCGAGCGCCTCCAGGCCATGGACCTGGTCAAGCAGATGAAGATGGAGATGGGCCTGGACAGCCCCGCGCCGGTCTCCGAGGTCGGTGGTGGCACCGAGAAGACCATCGGCAAGAAGGTGGAGATCAAGTAG
- a CDS encoding ABC transporter substrate-binding protein codes for MAVQRGPGLTPFVGLCVLAVGYLLASRLGYLDRLQARFFPAAKEAVRLSPGDFPAGVAAPVADVASVPLRPTLIGFTARGSAAALLLATGGASTLDNPGPPPGAAQGVLKTAYAMDARAVVFPTEEELRQALSVGAEHGGVDMAAISVDRLAAWMPSLRDAAPRTVMLLGRSRGQEALAAVGVPDLASLRGKRLGVYPTSSSYYFTLWVLSRAGLRMADVRWVDLPSTLDAGRALREGRADAVAGLWGDVELAARDRGGAVLATTADAPHLLATVLVTRGDYAARYPDAVRRLIRGLLDASGAVLKDPGPGARLLGEVAPYLGDPTEAIRSAPPATLADNRAFFGLSGEAPVTYDELFQSASALYRKIKRTAAVVPAEDTRDLGALKYVSEARGP; via the coding sequence ATGGCAGTGCAACGCGGACCCGGCCTCACCCCGTTCGTCGGCCTGTGTGTCCTGGCGGTGGGGTACCTGCTGGCCTCGCGGCTGGGGTACCTGGATCGGCTGCAGGCGCGCTTCTTCCCGGCGGCGAAGGAGGCCGTGCGCCTGTCTCCGGGAGACTTCCCCGCGGGAGTGGCGGCACCGGTGGCGGACGTGGCCTCGGTGCCGCTGCGGCCCACGCTCATCGGCTTCACCGCGCGTGGCTCGGCGGCGGCGCTGCTGCTGGCCACCGGAGGGGCCTCGACGCTGGACAACCCCGGGCCTCCGCCGGGCGCGGCGCAGGGCGTGCTGAAGACGGCGTACGCCATGGACGCGCGCGCCGTCGTCTTCCCCACCGAGGAGGAGCTGCGGCAGGCGCTGTCGGTGGGGGCCGAGCACGGTGGCGTGGACATGGCGGCCATCTCGGTGGACCGGCTGGCGGCGTGGATGCCGTCGCTGCGGGACGCGGCGCCACGCACGGTGATGTTGCTGGGGCGCAGCCGGGGGCAGGAGGCGCTGGCGGCGGTGGGAGTGCCGGACCTGGCCTCGCTGCGAGGCAAGCGGCTGGGGGTGTACCCCACGAGCTCCTCGTACTACTTCACGCTGTGGGTGCTGTCGCGCGCGGGCCTGCGCATGGCGGACGTGCGGTGGGTGGACCTGCCCTCCACGCTGGACGCGGGCCGGGCGTTGCGCGAGGGCCGGGCGGACGCGGTGGCGGGGCTGTGGGGCGACGTGGAGCTGGCCGCGCGGGACAGGGGCGGCGCGGTGCTGGCCACCACGGCGGATGCGCCGCACCTGCTGGCCACGGTGCTGGTGACGCGGGGGGACTACGCCGCGCGCTATCCGGACGCGGTGCGCCGGCTGATTCGTGGGCTGCTGGACGCGAGCGGCGCCGTCCTGAAGGACCCGGGGCCCGGCGCGCGGCTGTTGGGCGAGGTGGCGCCCTACCTGGGTGACCCCACCGAGGCCATCCGCAGCGCGCCTCCGGCGACACTGGCGGACAATCGGGCCTTCTTCGGGCTTTCCGGCGAGGCGCCCGTCACCTATGACGAGCTTTTCCAGAGCGCCTCGGCGCTCTATCGAAAGATCAAGCGCACGGCGGCGGTTGTGCCGGCCGAGGACACCCGCGACCTCGGAGCGCTGAAATACGTGTCGGAGGCGCGAGGGCCCTGA
- a CDS encoding YkgJ family cysteine cluster protein, producing the protein MLRRYMGDKPKREYTNSCTPCMALKQQVACNELCCRHFLVMMAQEDLDEGLLPQPPFLDVLKKAPSGHCFYFDEKTTACGAWDKRPLVCRSYDCRDDGFRAAMVRDHVNPPEAHFVSEEPRTCEGCGAGLSLLMGCAASCDGRAVCIACGAGYSVAFHYAERRFDIRYVSDLEPRRQREYLLQSFLYRARWAEALAVLDELLDQTPDREDLRLERAVVLAELGRRDEARGLLEASPVLESALELAWLDRLDGRLDEARSRLEAVFPRLPEGSQVRAMTQLGKVARQQGDVGTAALWFVKGFSLHRKHSRPNAALKELVMELSRGAPHERAAVQSALAGQDVAPDLRRDVQGE; encoded by the coding sequence ATGCTGCGCCGCTACATGGGAGACAAGCCGAAGCGCGAGTACACCAACTCGTGCACGCCGTGCATGGCCCTCAAGCAGCAGGTGGCCTGCAACGAGCTGTGTTGCCGCCACTTCCTCGTGATGATGGCCCAGGAGGACCTCGACGAGGGACTCCTTCCCCAGCCTCCCTTCCTCGATGTCCTCAAGAAGGCTCCTTCGGGTCACTGCTTCTACTTCGACGAGAAGACCACCGCCTGTGGTGCCTGGGACAAGCGCCCCCTCGTCTGCCGCTCCTATGACTGCCGCGATGATGGTTTTCGCGCGGCCATGGTCCGCGACCATGTCAACCCGCCCGAGGCCCACTTCGTCTCGGAAGAGCCTCGCACCTGCGAGGGCTGCGGGGCCGGGCTCTCGCTGTTGATGGGGTGCGCGGCCTCGTGTGATGGGCGCGCCGTGTGCATCGCGTGCGGCGCGGGTTACTCCGTCGCCTTTCACTATGCGGAGCGGCGCTTCGACATCCGCTATGTCTCGGACCTGGAACCCCGCAGGCAGCGCGAGTACCTCCTTCAATCGTTCCTCTACCGTGCGCGCTGGGCGGAGGCCCTCGCCGTCCTCGACGAGCTGCTCGACCAGACTCCCGACCGGGAGGATCTGCGCCTGGAGCGCGCCGTCGTCCTCGCCGAGCTGGGCAGGCGGGATGAGGCCCGCGGGCTTTTGGAGGCCAGTCCGGTCCTGGAGTCCGCGCTCGAGCTCGCCTGGCTCGATCGCCTCGATGGCCGTCTGGATGAGGCTCGGAGTCGGCTCGAGGCCGTCTTCCCCCGCCTCCCCGAGGGCTCACAGGTTCGCGCCATGACGCAGCTCGGTAAGGTTGCTCGTCAGCAGGGGGACGTCGGCACCGCGGCCCTCTGGTTCGTCAAGGGGTTCTCCCTCCATCGCAAGCACTCCCGGCCGAACGCCGCGCTCAAGGAACTCGTCATGGAACTGTCCCGGGGTGCTCCGCACGAGCGCGCCGCCGTCCAGAGCGCCCTGGCCGGACAGGACGTGGCTCCGGACCTGCGACGGGATGTCCAGGGCGAGTAG
- a CDS encoding alpha/beta hydrolase, translating to MYESMTRGAGLLAALVLLLLGTAAEATTVRVHYDVGYGNRITIRGSKTPLSWTTGTNATWTTGNIWTLTWANTVGDVELKPLVNDVTWSTGANYLIKAGATVDLYPFFGAASGRLQYVYNISSPQLGNTRHLAIYLPPSYSENPLKRYPVLYAHDGQNLFDPSTAFGGVEWRMDETTNALIGNGSMDEVIIVGIYNGGSNRIYEYTPCCDPQYGGGGADKYERFILDTVKPYIDQNYRTLTTKTNTALIGSSLGGLVSFYIGRRNPAVFGKLAAMSSSFWWNNQALTQQVEATTTKVAVNIYIDAGTNGDGLTETTRMRDALVADGYVQGKDLYSYVAQGAGHNEASWAARLNIPLTYLFPWQSTVY from the coding sequence ATGTACGAATCCATGACGCGCGGGGCTGGCCTGCTGGCGGCACTCGTGCTGTTGCTCCTGGGCACGGCGGCGGAGGCCACCACAGTCCGGGTCCACTACGACGTCGGCTACGGCAACCGCATCACGATACGAGGCAGCAAGACCCCCCTGTCCTGGACCACTGGCACCAACGCCACCTGGACCACGGGCAACATCTGGACGCTGACCTGGGCGAACACCGTGGGCGACGTGGAGCTCAAACCTCTCGTCAACGACGTGACCTGGTCCACCGGCGCCAACTACCTCATCAAGGCCGGTGCCACGGTGGACCTCTACCCCTTCTTCGGCGCGGCCTCGGGGCGGCTGCAGTACGTCTACAACATCTCCTCGCCGCAACTCGGCAACACGCGCCACCTCGCCATCTACCTTCCCCCGAGCTACTCGGAGAACCCGCTCAAGCGCTACCCGGTGCTGTACGCGCACGACGGTCAGAACCTCTTCGATCCCTCCACCGCCTTTGGCGGCGTCGAGTGGCGCATGGACGAGACGACCAACGCGCTCATCGGCAACGGCTCGATGGACGAGGTCATCATCGTGGGCATCTACAATGGTGGCTCGAACCGCATCTATGAGTACACGCCCTGCTGCGATCCGCAGTATGGCGGAGGGGGCGCGGACAAGTACGAGCGCTTCATCCTCGACACGGTGAAGCCGTACATCGACCAGAACTACCGGACGCTGACGACGAAGACGAACACGGCGCTCATCGGCTCGTCACTGGGAGGGCTGGTGTCGTTCTACATCGGGAGGCGCAACCCGGCGGTCTTCGGGAAGCTGGCGGCGATGTCGAGCTCATTCTGGTGGAACAACCAGGCGCTGACGCAGCAGGTGGAGGCGACCACCACGAAGGTAGCGGTGAACATCTACATCGACGCGGGGACGAACGGCGACGGCCTGACGGAGACGACGCGGATGAGGGACGCGCTGGTAGCGGACGGGTACGTACAGGGAAAGGATCTGTACTCCTACGTGGCGCAGGGAGCGGGGCACAACGAGGCCTCATGGGCGGCGCGACTCAACATCCCGCTGACCTACCTGTTCCCGTGGCAGAGCACGGTCTACTGA
- a CDS encoding ABC transporter ATP-binding protein has translation MIRARDIVKQYRDGDGTEVRVLDGLSLDVADGDFVAVVGPSGSGKSTLLHLLGGLDVHYQGEAEVAGVKLSGLKDKELARFRNQHVGFVFQSFHLIPNLSAVENVLMPSHFGPVSLEARKRAESLLDRVGLLAKKDRAPIRLSGGERQRVAIARALFTGPRLLLCDEPTGNLDAATGAGVISLFQELHREGLTLLTVTHEERMSSAARRVLRLKEGRLVEESQPALAGGAS, from the coding sequence TTGATACGCGCTCGCGACATCGTCAAGCAGTACAGGGATGGGGACGGCACCGAGGTGCGTGTCCTCGATGGCCTCTCACTCGACGTGGCGGACGGTGACTTCGTCGCCGTGGTCGGCCCTTCCGGCAGTGGCAAGTCCACGCTGCTGCACCTGCTGGGCGGCCTGGACGTGCACTACCAGGGCGAGGCGGAGGTGGCCGGTGTGAAGCTGTCCGGCCTGAAGGACAAGGAGCTCGCGCGCTTCCGCAACCAGCACGTGGGCTTCGTCTTCCAGTCCTTCCACCTCATCCCCAACCTGTCCGCGGTGGAGAACGTGCTGATGCCCTCGCACTTCGGCCCGGTGAGCCTCGAGGCCCGCAAGCGCGCCGAGTCCCTGCTCGACCGGGTGGGGCTGCTGGCCAAGAAGGACCGCGCTCCGATACGGCTCTCCGGCGGCGAGCGCCAGCGCGTGGCCATCGCCCGCGCCCTCTTCACCGGGCCCAGGCTCCTCCTCTGTGACGAGCCCACCGGCAACCTCGATGCCGCCACCGGCGCTGGGGTCATCTCGCTCTTCCAGGAGCTGCACCGCGAGGGCCTCACCCTGCTCACCGTCACCCACGAGGAGCGGATGAGTTCGGCGGCCAGGCGCGTGCTGCGCCTCAAGGAGGGCCGGCTCGTCGAGGAGTCCCAGCCGGCGCTCGCGGGAGGTGCGTCATGA
- a CDS encoding ABC transporter permease codes for MRLAALSQLVRQSLVRERRGAFFSAFGVAMGVGALVFFLGLGLGVGRVIRERVFPADARLVDVVPPAVSLGSFLGGGKLDTVMVERLQALPEVETLYRKMNVRAPAASRYDGDFFGRKLRMGVDVLAVGVDPGLVEGDVRMNKFVDPGPGQPLPGLISTRLLEIYNNTFAPARKLPRLAPEMLVGFTFPVDFNRSYVSAPLPGAPVISSQVQVVGASDRALLAGVTIPLDAAIRLNREMGQDTETYSGVTLVASSPGAVPGLVEAVKEMGLEIDDQERRLAENVGAAVALTTSALALLSILICVLAAVNIAHALSASVRARAKEIGVMQAVGASRSDVRNIVLAEAGVVGLAGGLLGTLAAIVLALVVDRLASSYLPQFPFKPESFFSFPWPVVVGGVVLGLLAAVAGAWFPSHRAAATDPARTLAG; via the coding sequence ATGAGGCTGGCGGCGCTGTCCCAGCTGGTGCGCCAGAGCCTCGTGCGCGAGCGGCGGGGGGCGTTCTTCTCCGCCTTCGGCGTGGCCATGGGCGTGGGGGCGCTCGTCTTCTTCCTGGGTCTGGGTCTGGGGGTGGGCCGCGTCATCCGCGAGCGCGTCTTCCCCGCGGACGCGCGGCTGGTGGACGTGGTGCCTCCGGCCGTGTCGCTCGGCTCGTTCCTCGGGGGCGGCAAGCTGGACACCGTCATGGTGGAGCGCCTCCAGGCGCTGCCCGAAGTGGAGACGCTGTACCGGAAGATGAACGTGCGCGCCCCCGCGGCGAGCCGCTACGACGGTGACTTCTTCGGCCGCAAGCTGCGCATGGGCGTGGATGTCCTCGCTGTGGGGGTGGACCCCGGCCTCGTCGAGGGCGACGTGCGGATGAACAAGTTCGTGGACCCGGGGCCGGGTCAGCCCCTCCCGGGTCTCATCTCCACGCGGCTGTTGGAGATCTACAACAACACCTTCGCCCCGGCCCGCAAGCTGCCGAGGCTCGCGCCGGAGATGCTCGTCGGCTTCACCTTCCCGGTGGACTTCAACCGCTCCTACGTGTCCGCCCCGCTGCCGGGAGCCCCCGTCATCTCCTCCCAGGTGCAGGTGGTGGGCGCCTCCGACCGGGCGCTGCTCGCGGGCGTCACCATTCCCCTGGACGCGGCCATCCGCCTCAATCGCGAGATGGGCCAGGACACGGAGACGTACTCCGGCGTCACCCTGGTGGCCTCCAGCCCCGGTGCCGTGCCGGGCCTCGTGGAGGCGGTGAAGGAGATGGGTCTGGAGATCGACGACCAGGAGCGGCGGCTCGCGGAGAACGTGGGCGCGGCGGTGGCCCTCACCACGTCCGCGCTGGCGCTGCTCTCCATCCTCATCTGCGTGCTCGCGGCGGTGAACATCGCCCACGCCCTGAGCGCCTCGGTGCGCGCACGCGCCAAGGAGATTGGTGTCATGCAGGCGGTGGGCGCCTCGCGCTCGGACGTGCGCAACATCGTCCTCGCCGAGGCTGGCGTGGTGGGGCTGGCCGGGGGGCTCCTGGGCACGCTCGCCGCGATCGTCCTTGCACTGGTCGTGGACAGGCTCGCGTCCTCCTACCTCCCACAGTTCCCCTTCAAGCCCGAGAGCTTCTTCTCCTTCCCCTGGCCCGTGGTGGTGGGCGGGGTGGTGCTCGGACTGCTCGCCGCGGTGGCCGGCGCCTGGTTCCCCAGTCACCGCGCCGCCGCCACCGACCCCGCACGCACGCTCGCCGGATGA
- a CDS encoding serine/threonine protein kinase, with the protein MTTTQPKRQPIPFGKYLLLDRINIGGMAEVWRGKMFGAGGFERLVAIKRILPNIAEDDEFISMFIDEAKISVQLNHANVAQIYELGQISNSYFIAMEYIPGKDMRAIFDRCRKKGEPAPVPLVAFVVAKMCEGLDYAHRKKDNLGRDLNIVHRDISPQNVLLSFEGEVKVIDFGIAKAAGKATKTQAGILKGKFGYMSPEQIRGMPLDRRSDIFAIGVCLYEMLTGERLFVGDSDFSVLEKVRKAEVPPPSTYNRRIPEALEKIVLKALARDVDERYQYANELGDDLQRFLITSESIFGRKDLMQYMKSTFAEDVEREKLRLQEYADIKPPEGMMAAIEMGFSGASSAPPPQPVSAPVPSQPPMEPPAPPVGAGGVRRSPTLGALPKLTAAPPAPKPPAPEEESGATMVVNSSEYFEDEPTTQPGMVGPGRTVTPVEVPRPLVIDEQPAQRVPGARMSQPVTVTPAPARAPTLASASAESTTVARQGRNTMDGLPRIVRPDPSADSPGVARPSQPVPTVPGRPSFAPLPVPPVAPRVEPQEEEEVEAPTSPAVAARPPPGSPRPADRAPAPVAAAPNRLPLIAGLGALVVLLLIVVGFLAMKPEPKKGYILVNLPADARDVRVNVSGQDLNVPKSGPILQEVPAGPALVLVSAAGYKPFTQQMEIAPGMTPTSLEVKLQREVQQARVVVVTQPSDAELKVDGKVVREKGSSSTYIGEVPAETEVVVSASAPGFKSMDKRINLPAGDKPMDVQLKLEPEGYEVEVQSVPAGAAIFVEGQDLGRTTPARVRLPTSVKQVSLKLRCHEDANVAVAPAVGSVKERLKKQRGCR; encoded by the coding sequence GTGACGACCACTCAACCGAAGCGGCAGCCCATTCCGTTTGGGAAATACCTCCTTCTCGACCGCATCAACATCGGCGGCATGGCGGAGGTGTGGCGCGGAAAGATGTTCGGCGCGGGAGGTTTCGAGCGCCTCGTCGCCATCAAGCGCATCCTCCCGAACATCGCCGAGGACGACGAGTTCATCTCGATGTTCATCGACGAGGCGAAGATCAGCGTCCAGCTGAACCACGCCAACGTCGCGCAGATCTACGAGCTGGGGCAGATCTCCAACAGCTACTTCATCGCGATGGAGTACATCCCCGGCAAGGACATGCGGGCCATCTTCGACCGGTGCCGGAAGAAGGGTGAGCCCGCTCCCGTGCCGCTGGTGGCCTTCGTGGTGGCCAAGATGTGCGAGGGCCTCGACTACGCCCACCGCAAGAAGGACAACCTGGGTCGCGATCTCAACATCGTCCACCGCGACATCTCGCCCCAGAACGTCCTCCTCTCCTTCGAGGGCGAGGTCAAGGTCATCGACTTCGGTATCGCCAAGGCGGCGGGCAAGGCCACCAAGACGCAGGCCGGCATCCTCAAGGGCAAGTTCGGCTACATGAGCCCGGAGCAGATCCGCGGCATGCCGCTGGACCGCCGCTCCGACATCTTCGCCATCGGCGTGTGTCTCTACGAGATGCTCACCGGCGAGCGGCTCTTCGTGGGCGACAGCGACTTCAGCGTGCTGGAGAAGGTGCGCAAGGCCGAGGTGCCGCCGCCCTCCACCTACAACCGGCGCATCCCCGAGGCGCTGGAGAAGATCGTCCTCAAGGCGCTCGCGCGCGACGTGGACGAGCGCTACCAGTACGCCAACGAGCTGGGCGACGACCTGCAGCGCTTCCTCATCACCTCGGAGTCCATCTTCGGCCGCAAGGACCTCATGCAGTACATGAAGTCCACCTTCGCCGAGGACGTGGAGCGCGAGAAGCTGCGGTTGCAGGAGTACGCGGACATCAAGCCCCCCGAGGGGATGATGGCCGCCATCGAGATGGGTTTCAGTGGTGCGTCCTCGGCCCCGCCGCCACAGCCGGTCAGCGCGCCGGTGCCGAGCCAGCCGCCCATGGAGCCGCCCGCGCCCCCCGTTGGCGCCGGAGGCGTGCGCCGCTCTCCCACGCTCGGCGCCCTGCCCAAGCTGACGGCCGCCCCTCCCGCACCGAAGCCCCCGGCACCGGAGGAGGAGTCCGGGGCGACGATGGTGGTGAACAGCTCCGAGTACTTCGAGGACGAGCCGACCACCCAGCCGGGGATGGTGGGTCCCGGACGCACGGTGACGCCGGTGGAGGTGCCTCGCCCGCTCGTCATCGACGAGCAGCCGGCGCAGCGTGTCCCCGGCGCGCGGATGTCGCAGCCGGTGACCGTGACTCCGGCCCCGGCGCGTGCCCCGACGCTCGCGTCCGCCTCCGCGGAGAGCACCACCGTGGCCCGTCAGGGCCGCAACACGATGGATGGGCTGCCGCGCATCGTCCGGCCGGATCCGTCGGCCGACTCCCCGGGCGTGGCCCGGCCCTCGCAGCCGGTTCCCACCGTGCCGGGCCGCCCCTCGTTCGCGCCGCTGCCCGTGCCGCCCGTGGCTCCCAGGGTGGAGCCGCAAGAGGAAGAGGAGGTGGAGGCACCGACCTCTCCGGCCGTCGCGGCCAGACCGCCCCCCGGCTCTCCACGGCCGGCGGATCGGGCCCCGGCTCCCGTCGCGGCCGCGCCCAACCGCCTGCCGCTCATCGCGGGGCTCGGCGCCCTGGTGGTGCTGTTGCTGATCGTGGTGGGCTTCCTCGCGATGAAGCCCGAGCCCAAGAAGGGCTACATCCTGGTGAACCTGCCCGCCGATGCGCGGGACGTCCGGGTGAATGTCAGCGGGCAGGACCTGAACGTGCCCAAGTCCGGGCCCATCCTCCAGGAGGTGCCGGCTGGCCCCGCCCTGGTGTTGGTGAGCGCCGCGGGCTACAAGCCCTTCACCCAGCAGATGGAGATCGCCCCCGGCATGACGCCCACGTCGCTGGAGGTGAAGCTCCAGCGCGAGGTGCAACAGGCGCGCGTGGTGGTCGTCACCCAGCCCTCGGATGCCGAGCTGAAGGTGGACGGCAAGGTGGTGCGTGAGAAGGGCAGCAGCTCGACCTACATCGGCGAGGTGCCGGCGGAGACCGAGGTGGTGGTGTCGGCCAGTGCCCCGGGCTTCAAGTCGATGGACAAGCGCATCAACCTGCCCGCGGGCGACAAGCCCATGGACGTGCAGCTCAAGCTCGAGCCGGAGGGCTACGAGGTGGAGGTGCAGTCCGTGCCCGCCGGGGCCGCCATCTTCGTGGAGGGTCAGGACCTGGGCCGCACGACGCCGGCCAGGGTGCGGCTGCCGACCAGCGTGAAGCAGGTGAGCCTCAAGCTGCGCTGCCACGAGGATGCGAACGTGGCCGTGGCTCCCGCCGTGGGTTCGGTGAAGGAGCGGTTGAAGAAGCAGCGCGGCTGCCGCTGA
- a CDS encoding ATP-binding protein: protein MTKSRKADPADPLAELPGWARKLAQKYYTKTVSTFLLYGAVRDLQPTTQEDGSRGFGTLRTFLSDELFGGRDHVLFYDRSSGIRSSSPETQKELQRTMAGYDALYGTDYAKSLPRDPARALQILENFLRMRVSEGKSLALIIDFAETLVPGGEMSHLSAEDRFVLATLDKWAHDPQFLAGDMSVVLLAENLADMSQRLTRNPYVAPIELPLPTEEERLEYVRYKLEGKKLAAVSDVPLAGLAKMTAGLSRINLDRVLTEALEHGVRITSDLLKEKKKELIQAECHGLLEFIEPSNTLDAVAGHGKAKEMLRNAANALKKGRIEVMPMGYLVSGPVGTGKTFLVSCFAGEIGIPVVKFLNFRSQWQGVTEANLEKIFNLLKALWPVAVMVDEADTFLGNRDSGGDSGTSSRVFGSIASFMGNTVYRGKIVWFLMTARPDLLPIDLKRQGRAEEHLALFYPETEAEREELFRVMQKKTGLKLDVPSVSELIPTGTRQLSGADMEAVLVRTRFRALAQGREQATVEDLKAVFEDFVPPSYPLEIELQNLVAVQECTSRELLPESFRRLDRDHITRRVRELKLLLEQG, encoded by the coding sequence GTGACCAAGTCACGCAAGGCCGACCCGGCGGATCCGCTCGCGGAGCTGCCCGGCTGGGCCCGCAAGCTGGCCCAGAAGTACTACACGAAGACCGTCAGCACCTTCCTCCTCTATGGAGCGGTGAGGGACCTGCAGCCCACCACCCAGGAGGACGGCAGCCGGGGCTTCGGCACCCTGCGCACGTTCCTCTCCGATGAGCTGTTCGGCGGGCGCGACCACGTCCTCTTCTATGACCGCTCGTCGGGCATCCGCTCCTCGTCTCCGGAGACGCAGAAGGAGCTGCAGCGGACGATGGCCGGCTACGACGCGCTCTACGGCACGGACTACGCCAAGAGCCTGCCGAGGGATCCGGCCCGGGCGCTGCAGATTCTGGAGAACTTCCTGCGGATGCGCGTGAGCGAGGGCAAGTCGCTGGCGCTCATCATCGACTTCGCCGAGACGCTGGTGCCGGGCGGGGAGATGAGCCACCTGTCCGCCGAGGACCGCTTCGTGCTGGCCACGCTGGATAAGTGGGCGCACGACCCGCAATTCCTCGCGGGGGACATGTCCGTGGTGCTGCTGGCGGAGAACCTGGCGGACATGTCGCAGCGCCTGACGCGCAACCCGTACGTGGCGCCCATCGAGCTGCCCCTGCCCACCGAGGAGGAGCGGCTGGAGTACGTGCGCTACAAGCTGGAGGGCAAGAAGCTGGCGGCGGTGTCGGACGTGCCGCTGGCCGGCCTGGCGAAGATGACGGCGGGCCTGTCGCGCATCAACCTGGACCGCGTCCTCACCGAGGCCCTCGAGCACGGCGTGCGGATCACCTCCGACCTGCTCAAGGAGAAGAAGAAGGAGCTCATCCAGGCCGAGTGCCACGGGCTGCTCGAGTTCATCGAGCCGTCCAACACGCTCGACGCGGTGGCGGGCCACGGCAAGGCCAAGGAGATGCTGCGCAACGCCGCCAACGCGCTGAAGAAGGGCCGCATCGAGGTGATGCCCATGGGCTACCTCGTGAGCGGTCCGGTGGGCACGGGCAAGACGTTCCTGGTGTCCTGCTTCGCCGGGGAGATTGGCATCCCGGTGGTGAAGTTCCTCAACTTCCGCAGCCAGTGGCAGGGCGTCACCGAGGCCAACCTGGAGAAGATCTTCAATCTCCTCAAGGCGCTCTGGCCCGTGGCGGTGATGGTGGACGAGGCGGACACCTTCCTGGGCAACCGGGACTCGGGCGGGGACTCGGGGACGAGCAGCCGCGTGTTCGGCTCCATCGCCTCGTTCATGGGCAACACGGTGTACCGCGGCAAGATTGTCTGGTTCCTGATGACGGCGCGGCCGGACCTGCTGCCCATCGACCTCAAGCGCCAGGGACGCGCCGAGGAGCACCTCGCGCTCTTCTACCCGGAGACGGAAGCGGAGCGGGAGGAGCTCTTCCGGGTGATGCAGAAGAAGACGGGCCTGAAGCTGGACGTACCCTCGGTGAGCGAGCTGATTCCGACGGGGACGCGCCAGCTGAGCGGCGCGGACATGGAGGCGGTGCTGGTGCGCACCCGCTTCCGCGCGCTGGCCCAGGGGCGCGAGCAGGCCACGGTGGAGGATCTCAAGGCCGTCTTCGAGGACTTCGTGCCGCCCAGCTACCCGCTGGAGATCGAGCTGCAGAACCTGGTGGCGGTGCAGGAGTGCACCAGCCGCGAGCTGCTGCCCGAGAGCTTCCGCCGGTTGGACCGCGACCACATCACCCGCCGCGTCCGCGAGCTGAAGCTGCTGCTGGAGCAGGGGTGA